One genomic segment of Hordeum vulgare subsp. vulgare chromosome 2H, MorexV3_pseudomolecules_assembly, whole genome shotgun sequence includes these proteins:
- the LOC123426465 gene encoding transcription factor bHLH62-like isoform X2, translating into MTNEHFFPGEYFSSGLAAPFLGASYVQPPHSGFEAAAAMAFGLPWADQHLPVDSSATTAHFDSALSSLVSSPASASAGGGLARGGEDDVAIGDLIGRLGSICNGASANNSCYSTPLSSPPRGAPQAFRGYGAIAALETGRLSRVSSSKSLVGNTSGVAATAPLDQNAQLEMSPETDSPAAMQDPATKRGAAGSARKRKAAPAKGKAKASLPAVQPSCSMAAINTSPPKRPRVSDGGNDENAGAVEEEKSEPVKDYIHVRARRGQATDSHSLAERVRREKIGERMKLLQSLVPSCNKITGKALMLDEIINYVQSLQRQVEFLSMKLSTMNPQLELDEQCIPSKEMAVPVYPSDDRNPGFSYAGSPADSLTVAPSQHHGAVLEGTFSWEQDCLQSMVQIGGTSGSHSQDPQAFYGE; encoded by the exons ATGACCAACGAGCACTTCTTCCCCGGAGAGTACTTTTCCTCCGGTCTCGCCGCGCCGTTCCTTGGCGCATCTTACGTGCAGCCGCCGCATTCAGGGTTCGAAGCCGCCGCCGCTATGGCGTTCGGACTTCCGTGGGCGGACCAGCATCTTCCAGTAGACTCCTCAGCCACTACGGCACACTTTGACTCCGCGCTCAGCTCTCTGGTCTCGTCTCCTGCCAGCGCCAGCGCCGGCGGAGGCTTAGCGCGCGGTGGTGAGGATGACGTCGCCATCGGCGACCTGATCGGCCGGCTCGGCAGCATCTGCAACGGCGCCAGCGCCAACAACTCCTGCTACAGCACGCCTCTCAGCTCCCCTCCACGCGGGGCCCCGCAGGCGTTCCGCGGCTATGGCGCCATCGCCGCGCTGGAGACCGGCAGGCTATCCCGGGTGTCAAGCAGCAAGTCGCTCGTCGGCAACACCTCCGGCGTTGCCGCGACGGCGCCATTGGATCAGAACGCCCAACTGGAGATGAGCCCGGAGACGGATAGTCCGGCCGCAATGCAGGACCCGGCCACGAAAAGGGGCGCCGCCGGTTCCGCGAGGAAGCGCAAGGCGGCCCCGGCGAAGGGCAAGGCGAAGGCTTCTTTACCCGCAGTACAGCCCAGTTGCTCC ATGGCGGCAATTAATACGAGCCCGCCCAAACGGCCGAGGGTCAGCGACGGCGGCAACGACGAAAACGCCGgcgcggtggaggaggagaagtccgAGCCGGTCAAGGACTACATACATGTGAGGGCGAGGAGGGGCCAGGCAACCGATAGTCACAGCCTCGCAGAGAGG GTGAGGAGGGAGAAGATCGGAGAGAGGATGAAGCTGCTGCAGTCCCTGGTGCCAAGCTGCAACAAG ATCACCGGCAAGGCACTCATGCTCGACGAGATCATCAACTACGTCCAGTCGCTGCAGCGTCAGGTCGag TTTCTGTCCATGAAATTGTCGACCATGAATCCTCAGTTGGAGCTCGACGAGCAGTGCATCCCGTCCAAAGAG ATGGCAGTGCCGGTGTATCCGTCTGACGATCGGAACCCCGGCTTCTCCTACGCCGGTTCACCCGCCGACTCACTCACGGTCGCGCCAAGCCAGCACCACGGGGCAGTGCTAGAAGGCACCTTCAGCTGGGAGCAAGACTGCCTCCAGAGCATGGTGCAGATTGGGGGAACCAGCGGCAGCCATAGCCAGGACCCCCAAGCTTTCTACGGCGAGTGA
- the LOC123426465 gene encoding transcription factor bHLH62-like isoform X1, which produces MTNEHFFPGEYFSSGLAAPFLGASYVQPPHSGFEAAAAMAFGLPWADQHLPVDSSATTAHFDSALSSLVSSPASASAGGGLARGGEDDVAIGDLIGRLGSICNGASANNSCYSTPLSSPPRGAPQAFRGYGAIAALETGRLSRVSSSKSLVGNTSGVAATAPLDQNAQLEMSPETDSPAAMQDPATKRGAAGSARKRKAAPAKGKAKASLPAVQPSCSMAAINTSPPKRPRVSDGGNDENAGAVEEEKSEPVKDYIHVRARRGQATDSHSLAERVRREKIGERMKLLQSLVPSCNKITGKALMLDEIINYVQSLQRQVEFLSMKLSTMNPQLELDEQCIPSKEMNQMAVPVYPSDDRNPGFSYAGSPADSLTVAPSQHHGAVLEGTFSWEQDCLQSMVQIGGTSGSHSQDPQAFYGE; this is translated from the exons ATGACCAACGAGCACTTCTTCCCCGGAGAGTACTTTTCCTCCGGTCTCGCCGCGCCGTTCCTTGGCGCATCTTACGTGCAGCCGCCGCATTCAGGGTTCGAAGCCGCCGCCGCTATGGCGTTCGGACTTCCGTGGGCGGACCAGCATCTTCCAGTAGACTCCTCAGCCACTACGGCACACTTTGACTCCGCGCTCAGCTCTCTGGTCTCGTCTCCTGCCAGCGCCAGCGCCGGCGGAGGCTTAGCGCGCGGTGGTGAGGATGACGTCGCCATCGGCGACCTGATCGGCCGGCTCGGCAGCATCTGCAACGGCGCCAGCGCCAACAACTCCTGCTACAGCACGCCTCTCAGCTCCCCTCCACGCGGGGCCCCGCAGGCGTTCCGCGGCTATGGCGCCATCGCCGCGCTGGAGACCGGCAGGCTATCCCGGGTGTCAAGCAGCAAGTCGCTCGTCGGCAACACCTCCGGCGTTGCCGCGACGGCGCCATTGGATCAGAACGCCCAACTGGAGATGAGCCCGGAGACGGATAGTCCGGCCGCAATGCAGGACCCGGCCACGAAAAGGGGCGCCGCCGGTTCCGCGAGGAAGCGCAAGGCGGCCCCGGCGAAGGGCAAGGCGAAGGCTTCTTTACCCGCAGTACAGCCCAGTTGCTCC ATGGCGGCAATTAATACGAGCCCGCCCAAACGGCCGAGGGTCAGCGACGGCGGCAACGACGAAAACGCCGgcgcggtggaggaggagaagtccgAGCCGGTCAAGGACTACATACATGTGAGGGCGAGGAGGGGCCAGGCAACCGATAGTCACAGCCTCGCAGAGAGG GTGAGGAGGGAGAAGATCGGAGAGAGGATGAAGCTGCTGCAGTCCCTGGTGCCAAGCTGCAACAAG ATCACCGGCAAGGCACTCATGCTCGACGAGATCATCAACTACGTCCAGTCGCTGCAGCGTCAGGTCGag TTTCTGTCCATGAAATTGTCGACCATGAATCCTCAGTTGGAGCTCGACGAGCAGTGCATCCCGTCCAAAGAG ATGAACCAGATGGCAGTGCCGGTGTATCCGTCTGACGATCGGAACCCCGGCTTCTCCTACGCCGGTTCACCCGCCGACTCACTCACGGTCGCGCCAAGCCAGCACCACGGGGCAGTGCTAGAAGGCACCTTCAGCTGGGAGCAAGACTGCCTCCAGAGCATGGTGCAGATTGGGGGAACCAGCGGCAGCCATAGCCAGGACCCCCAAGCTTTCTACGGCGAGTGA